From Phalacrocorax carbo chromosome 8, bPhaCar2.1, whole genome shotgun sequence, a single genomic window includes:
- the LOC135314600 gene encoding collagen alpha-2(I) chain-like, with translation MRRQPGDPEMLSRKDRLQPVIDNAGNPRSSWKASYLSGLKQHLSAGVRVAGVGAPAGGGSSRQATRAAEGRQRRGPGTLPRRNPFRSCSGRLGFAALQSRVAGSPWGVPALLGVLASPGGSRQPLGVPAAPGGPVSHWGVLAPLGVPAAAGGPGSPWGSCQPLGGPGSRWEVPAAPGGSRQPLGVLSATGGSQQPLGVPAAPGGSWQPLGSQQPLGVPAAPGGSRQPLGSRQPLGGPGSPWGVPGAPGGPVSHWGVLAPLGVPAAPGGSWHCWEVLAAPGGSRQPVGGPGGPQDLRALGTADVSLCKQPCLSLPARERRRRRLAEQSPPERLGDRPCLRSGG, from the coding sequence GGAGTAGCTGGAAGGCGAGTTATTTGTCAGGTCTCAAGCAGCACTTGTCAGCCGGCGTGCGCGTAGCTGGTGTGGGAGCACCAGCCGGGGGAGGCAGCTCGAGGCAAGCAACGCGCGCAGCCGAGGGCCGCCAAAGGCGTGGGCCAGGGACCCTTCCCCGCAGAAACCCCTTCCGCAGCTGCAGCGGGCGGCTTGGGTTTGCAGCGCTGCAGAGCCGGGTGGCTGGCAGCCCCTGGGGGGTCCCGGCActgctgggggtcctggcaTCCCCTGGGGGGTCCCGGCAGCCCCTGGGGGTCCCGGCAGCCCCTGGGGGTCCTGTCAGCCACTGGGGGGTCCTGGCACCCCTGGGGGTCCCGGCAGCCGCTGGGGGTCCCGGCAGCCCCTGGGGGTCCTGTCAGCCCCTGGGAGGTCCCGGCAGCCGCTGGGAGGtcccggcagcccccggggggtcccggcaGCCCCTGGGGGTCCTGTCAGCCActggggggtcccagcagcccctgggggtcccggcagcccctggggggtcctggcagcccctggggtcccagcagcccctgggggTCCCGGCAGCCCCTGGGGGGTCCCGGCAGCCCCTGGGGTCCCGGCAGCCGCTGGGAGGTCCTGGCAGcccctggggggtcccaggagcCCCTGGGGGTCCTGTCAGCCACTGGGGGGTCCTGGCACCCCTGGGGGtcccggcagcccccggggggtcctggcactgctgggaggtcctggcagcccccggggggtcccggcaGCCTGTGGGGGGTCCCGGCGGCCCCCAGGATCTGCGAGCGCTCGGCACGGCAGATGTGTCGCTGTGCAAGCAGCCGTGCCTTTCGCTGCCTGCCCGCGAGCGTCGCAGGCGGAGGCTGGCGGAGCAAAGCCCACCCGAGAGGCTGGGTGACCGGCCCTGCCTCAGGAGCGGTGGGTAG